From the genome of Desmodus rotundus isolate HL8 chromosome 2, HLdesRot8A.1, whole genome shotgun sequence, one region includes:
- the CHRNA1 gene encoding acetylcholine receptor subunit alpha, translated as MEPWPLLLLLGLCSAGLVLGSEHETRLVAKLFEHYNSVVRPVEDHRQAVEVTVGLQLIQLISVDEVNQIVTTNVRLKQQWVDYNLKWNPDDYGGVKKIHIPSEKIWRPDIVLYNNADGDFAIVKFTKVLLDHTGHITWTPPAIFKSYCEIIVTHFPFDEQNCSMKLGTWTYDGSVVAIDPESDQPDLSNFMESGEWVIKEARGWKHWVFYACCPSTPYLDITYHFVMQRLPLYFIVNVIIPCLLFSFLTGLVFYLPTDSGEKMTLSISVLLSLTVFLLVIVELIPSTSSAVPLIGKYMLFTMVFVIASIIITVIVINTHHRSPSTHVMPEWVRRVFIDTIPNIMFFSTMKRPSREKQDKKIFTEDIDISDISGKPGPPPMGFHSPLIKHPEVKSAIEGVKYIAETMKSDQESNNAAEEWKYVAMVMDHILLGVFMLVCIIGTLAVFAGRLIELNQQG; from the exons ATGGAGCCCTGGCcgctcctcctgctcctgggccTCTGCTCAG CCGGCCTCGTCCTGGGCTCTGAACACGAGACCCGTCTGGTGGCAAAGCTATTCGAACACTACAACAGCGTGGTGCGGCCAGTGGAAGACCACCGCCAGGCAGTGGAGGTCACCGTGGGCCTGCAGCTGATACAGCTCATCAGCGTG GATGAAGTGAATCAGATAGTAACAACCAACGTTCGGCTGAAACAG CAATGGGTAGATTACAACCTAAAATGGAATCCAGATGACTATGGCGGCGTGAAGAAAATTCACATTCCCTCGGAAAAGATCTGGCGCCCAGACATCGTGCTCTATAACAA TGCAGATGGTGACTTTGCCATCGTCAAGTTCACCAAAGTGCTGCTGGACCACACTGGCCACATCACGTGGACACCTCCGGCCATCTTTAAAAGCTACTGTGAGATCATCGTCACCCACTTTCCCTTTGATGAGCAGAACTGCAGCATGAAGCTGGGCACCTGGACCTACGATGGCTCTGTGGTGGCCATCGACCCG GAAAGCGACCAGCCGGACCTGAGCAACTTCATGGAGAGCGGGGAATGGGTGATCAAGGAGGCCCGTGGCTGGAAGCACTGGGTGTTCTACGCctgctgcccctccaccccctatCTGGACATCACCTACCACTTTGTCATGCAGCGCCTGCCCCTCTACTTTATTGTCAATGTCATCATTCCTTGCCTGCTCTTCTCCTTCTTAACTGGCCTGGTGTTCTACCTGCCCACAGACTCAG GAGAAAAGATGACTCTGAGCATCTCCGTCCTGCTGTCTTTAACCGTGTTCCTTCTGGTCATCGTGGAGCTGATCCCCTCCACCTCCAGTGCCGTGCCCTTGATTGGGAAATACATGCTCTTCACCATGGTCTTTGTCATCGCGTCCATCATTATCACTGTCATCGTCATCAACACACACCACCGCTCCCCCAGCACCCACGTCATGCCGGAGTGGGTGCGGAGG GTTTTTATCGACACCATCCCAAATATCATGTTCTTCTCCACAATGAAAAGACCATCCagagaaaaacaagacaaaaagatTTTTACAGAAGACATTgatatttctgacatttctgggaAGCCTGGGCCTCCCCCCATGGGCTTCCACTCTCCCCTGATCAAACACCCCGAGGTGAAAAGCGCCATCGAGGGCGTCAAATACATCGCGGAGACCATGAAGTCAGACCAGGAGTCCAACAAT gCGGCCGAGGAATGGAAGTATGTTGCAATGGTGATGGACCACATTCTCCTTGGAGTCTTCATGCTCGTCTGTATCATCGGAACCCTGGCTGTGTTTGCAGGTCGGCTCATTGAATTAAATCAGCAAGGATGA